A window of the Brassica napus cultivar Da-Ae chromosome C5, Da-Ae, whole genome shotgun sequence genome harbors these coding sequences:
- the LOC106415573 gene encoding protein IQ-DOMAIN 32 isoform X3, which yields MGRSPASSCLRIIACAGGDDATEPTANKSSRGWSFRKKSGKNRGLITSVVSDTTPASRTRETLESALLNSPSPDNNILSEKHAFSVDDDEKTKKSQLPVTYVAEPVDEKKKQSAEDKTTELPVLVESKGTETEEDADAILIEKDTTPEVEPEASEADDVMIITRKESDEEVDDSVIIIIQAAIRGFLARKELLRRKKVVKLQAAFRGHLVRNQAMGSLRCVQAIVKMQTLVRARHSTKDVSRVSAISFQDKAETNAATQKLLENKFAKHLMESTPKTKPISIKCDPTKPSSAWTWLERWMSVSNPEKTSKSDMETEEQQSEGTKSSQADVVNSDSTLETEAETGLSSKVAAHPVELSETEKMSQYDSPEASAEADRDLIQSHPLAAKDPEALLEEDDQPKPSLNRKASNPSFIAAQSKFEELTASTGSSKALVLSSKDGVLGEEGKTDKDPSEANTTSTKKDQSLEDVALGGSECGTELSVTSSLDSLDKKSDIESAEPKVESKLLENGTPKTDQAELIEIDVKAETPLAIVEDRREDEVEVSVIQNESVISTPDSKKRQAEDGTGLQALTPMSVTESQATPASQASSSVKARKEKSGKSGSSQKRKVSKKITSTPPKQETGNGEGKNVREQEEGKEQKSGRRNSFGNDQEARESSGGKNSLPRFMQPTQSAKLKVQEHNSPRSSPDLQERDVSVKKRHSLPVGANGKQGSSPRIQRSASQAQPGAKERKWQR from the exons ATGGGAAGATCTCCGGCTTCTTCTTGTCTCCGCATCATCGCTTGCGCCGGTGGTGACGATGCCACCGAACCTACGGCG AACAAGAGCTCGCGTGGATGGAGTTTCAGGAAGAAATCTGGGAAAAATCGAGGGTTGATCACTAGTGTTGTCTCTGATACAACTCCTGCTTCTAGGACTAGAGAAACTCTTGAATCCGCTCTCCTCAACTCTCCATCTCCTGACAATAACATTCTCTCTGAAAAGCACGCTTTCtctgttgatgatgatgagaagacgaagaagagccAGTTACCTGTTACCTATGTGGCTGAACCTGTggatgagaagaaaaaacaatCCGCTGAGGATAAAACAACGGAGTTGCCTGTTCTTGTGGAATCGAAGGGGACTGAGACTGAGGAGGA TGCTGATGCAATTCTGATAGAGAAAGACACTACTCCCGAGGTTGAACCAGAAGCATCTGAAGCCGATGATGTGATGATCATTACCAGAAAAGAAAGTGATGAAGAAGTTGATGATTCTGTTATCATTATCATCCAAGCTGCCATACGTGGCTTTTTG GCGCGAAAAGAGCTTTTGAGGCGGAAGAAAGTTGTTAAACTTCAAGCTGCCTTTCGTGGCCACCTGGTTAGGAACCAGGCAATGGGATCGCTGCGCTGTGTCCAAGCTATTGTCAAAATGCAGACGCTGGTCCGTGCTCGCCATTCCACCAAAGATGTTAGCCGTGTATCAGCAATCTCG TTTCAGGATAAGGCGGAAACAAATGCAGCAACACAAAAGCTTCTTGAAAACAAGTTTGCTAAACAC CTAATGGAGTCAACTCCCAAGACGAAGCCTATCAGCATTAAATGTGATCCAACAAAACCTAGTTCCGCGTGGACCTGGTTGGAGAGGTGGATGTCTGTTTCCAACCCTGAGAAGACTTCGAAATCTGATATGGAAACGGAAGAGCAACAGTCGGAAGGAACCAAATCATCTCAAGCTGACGTGGTGAACTCTGACTCAACCTTAGAGACCGAAGCTGAAACTGGTCTCTCAAGTAAGGTAGCAGCTCATCCTGTTGAGCTATCTGAGACAGAGAAAATGAGCCAATATGATTCACCAGAAGCATCTGCGGAGGCTGATCGTGACTTGATCCAGTCTCATCCACTTGCTGCAAAGGATCCAGAGGCTTTGCTCGAAGAGGATGATCAGCCTAAACCTTCTTTGAATCGTAAGGCAAGCAACCCTTCATTCATTGCCGCGCAGTCGAAGTTTGAGGAACTTACTGCATCCACTGGTTCCAGCAAAGCATTGGTGCTTTCTTCTAAAGATGGTGTTTTAGGTGAAGAAGGCAAAACAGATAAAGATCCATCAGAGGCTAACACTACGAGCACGAAAAAGGACCAGTCTCTGGAAGATGTTGCTCTCGGTGGATCTGAGTGCGGCACCGAACTCTCTGTAACTTCTTCCCTTGATTCACTTGACAAGAAGTCAGACATTGAAAGTGCAGAGCCCAAGGTTGAATCTAAGCTTCTAGAGAACGGCACTCCCAAAACAGACCAAGCAGAGTTGATAGAAATTGATGTGAAAGCTGAAACTCCATTGGCTATTGTTGAGGACCGTAGGGAGGATGAAGTTGAGGTTTCAGTAATACAGAATGAATCAGTTATTAGTACACCAGATTCCAAAAAAAGACAGGCAGAAGATGGAACAGGACTTCAAGCTTTAACTCCGATGTCAGTCACTGAATCTCAGGCAACACCGGCAAGTCAAGCGTCATCTTCAGTTAAAGCAAGAAAGGAAAAATCCGGCAAGAGTGGTTCAAGCCAAAAGAGGAAAGTTAGCAAGAAAATAACATCAACTcctcccaaacaggaaactggtaACGGTGAGGGTAAGAATGTGAGAGAACAAGAAGAAGGGAAAGAACAGAAAAGCGGGAGAAGAAACTCTTTTGGTAATGATCAAGAAGCAAGAGAGAGCAGCGGAGGCAAGAACTCTCTTCCCAGGTTCATGCAGCCAACACAGTCGGCAAAACTTAAGGTTCAAGAACATAACTCACCAAGATCAAGCCCTGATCTTCAGGAAAGAGACGTTTCCGTCAAGAAGAGACATTCGCTGCCTGTTGGTGCCAATGGGAAACAAGGCTCTTCTCCTAGAATCCAACGGTCTGCGTCTCAAGCACAACCGGGAGCAAAGG AGAGAAAATGGCAGAGATGA
- the LOC106415573 gene encoding protein IQ-DOMAIN 32 isoform X4 produces the protein MGRSPASSCLRIIACAGGDDATEPTANKSSRGWSFRKKSGKNRGLITSVVSDTTPASRTRETLESALLNSPSPDNNILSEKHAFSVDDDEKTKKSQLPVTYVAEPVDEKKKQSAEDKTTELPVLVESKGTETEEDADAILIEKDTTPEVEPEASEADDVMIITRKESDEEVDDSVIIIIQAAIRGFLARKELLRRKKVVKLQAAFRGHLVRNQAMGSLRCVQAIVKMQTLVRARHSTKDVSRVSAISDKAETNAATQKLLENKFAKHLMESTPKTKPISIKCDPTKPSSAWTWLERWMSVSNPEKTSKSDMETEEQQSEGTKSSQADVVNSDSTLETEAETGLSSKVAAHPVELSETEKMSQYDSPEASAEADRDLIQSHPLAAKDPEALLEEDDQPKPSLNRKASNPSFIAAQSKFEELTASTGSSKALVLSSKDGVLGEEGKTDKDPSEANTTSTKKDQSLEDVALGGSECGTELSVTSSLDSLDKKSDIESAEPKVESKLLENGTPKTDQAELIEIDVKAETPLAIVEDRREDEVEVSVIQNESVISTPDSKKRQAEDGTGLQALTPMSVTESQATPASQASSSVKARKEKSGKSGSSQKRKVSKKITSTPPKQETGNGEGKNVREQEEGKEQKSGRRNSFGNDQEARESSGGKNSLPRFMQPTQSAKLKVQEHNSPRSSPDLQERDVSVKKRHSLPVGANGKQGSSPRIQRSASQAQPGAKERKWQR, from the exons ATGGGAAGATCTCCGGCTTCTTCTTGTCTCCGCATCATCGCTTGCGCCGGTGGTGACGATGCCACCGAACCTACGGCG AACAAGAGCTCGCGTGGATGGAGTTTCAGGAAGAAATCTGGGAAAAATCGAGGGTTGATCACTAGTGTTGTCTCTGATACAACTCCTGCTTCTAGGACTAGAGAAACTCTTGAATCCGCTCTCCTCAACTCTCCATCTCCTGACAATAACATTCTCTCTGAAAAGCACGCTTTCtctgttgatgatgatgagaagacgaagaagagccAGTTACCTGTTACCTATGTGGCTGAACCTGTggatgagaagaaaaaacaatCCGCTGAGGATAAAACAACGGAGTTGCCTGTTCTTGTGGAATCGAAGGGGACTGAGACTGAGGAGGA TGCTGATGCAATTCTGATAGAGAAAGACACTACTCCCGAGGTTGAACCAGAAGCATCTGAAGCCGATGATGTGATGATCATTACCAGAAAAGAAAGTGATGAAGAAGTTGATGATTCTGTTATCATTATCATCCAAGCTGCCATACGTGGCTTTTTG GCGCGAAAAGAGCTTTTGAGGCGGAAGAAAGTTGTTAAACTTCAAGCTGCCTTTCGTGGCCACCTGGTTAGGAACCAGGCAATGGGATCGCTGCGCTGTGTCCAAGCTATTGTCAAAATGCAGACGCTGGTCCGTGCTCGCCATTCCACCAAAGATGTTAGCCGTGTATCAGCAATCTCG GATAAGGCGGAAACAAATGCAGCAACACAAAAGCTTCTTGAAAACAAGTTTGCTAAACAC CTAATGGAGTCAACTCCCAAGACGAAGCCTATCAGCATTAAATGTGATCCAACAAAACCTAGTTCCGCGTGGACCTGGTTGGAGAGGTGGATGTCTGTTTCCAACCCTGAGAAGACTTCGAAATCTGATATGGAAACGGAAGAGCAACAGTCGGAAGGAACCAAATCATCTCAAGCTGACGTGGTGAACTCTGACTCAACCTTAGAGACCGAAGCTGAAACTGGTCTCTCAAGTAAGGTAGCAGCTCATCCTGTTGAGCTATCTGAGACAGAGAAAATGAGCCAATATGATTCACCAGAAGCATCTGCGGAGGCTGATCGTGACTTGATCCAGTCTCATCCACTTGCTGCAAAGGATCCAGAGGCTTTGCTCGAAGAGGATGATCAGCCTAAACCTTCTTTGAATCGTAAGGCAAGCAACCCTTCATTCATTGCCGCGCAGTCGAAGTTTGAGGAACTTACTGCATCCACTGGTTCCAGCAAAGCATTGGTGCTTTCTTCTAAAGATGGTGTTTTAGGTGAAGAAGGCAAAACAGATAAAGATCCATCAGAGGCTAACACTACGAGCACGAAAAAGGACCAGTCTCTGGAAGATGTTGCTCTCGGTGGATCTGAGTGCGGCACCGAACTCTCTGTAACTTCTTCCCTTGATTCACTTGACAAGAAGTCAGACATTGAAAGTGCAGAGCCCAAGGTTGAATCTAAGCTTCTAGAGAACGGCACTCCCAAAACAGACCAAGCAGAGTTGATAGAAATTGATGTGAAAGCTGAAACTCCATTGGCTATTGTTGAGGACCGTAGGGAGGATGAAGTTGAGGTTTCAGTAATACAGAATGAATCAGTTATTAGTACACCAGATTCCAAAAAAAGACAGGCAGAAGATGGAACAGGACTTCAAGCTTTAACTCCGATGTCAGTCACTGAATCTCAGGCAACACCGGCAAGTCAAGCGTCATCTTCAGTTAAAGCAAGAAAGGAAAAATCCGGCAAGAGTGGTTCAAGCCAAAAGAGGAAAGTTAGCAAGAAAATAACATCAACTcctcccaaacaggaaactggtaACGGTGAGGGTAAGAATGTGAGAGAACAAGAAGAAGGGAAAGAACAGAAAAGCGGGAGAAGAAACTCTTTTGGTAATGATCAAGAAGCAAGAGAGAGCAGCGGAGGCAAGAACTCTCTTCCCAGGTTCATGCAGCCAACACAGTCGGCAAAACTTAAGGTTCAAGAACATAACTCACCAAGATCAAGCCCTGATCTTCAGGAAAGAGACGTTTCCGTCAAGAAGAGACATTCGCTGCCTGTTGGTGCCAATGGGAAACAAGGCTCTTCTCCTAGAATCCAACGGTCTGCGTCTCAAGCACAACCGGGAGCAAAGG AGAGAAAATGGCAGAGATGA
- the LOC106415573 gene encoding protein IQ-DOMAIN 32 isoform X2 — protein MGRSPASSCLRIIACAGGDDATEPTANKSSRGWSFRKKSGKNRGLITSVVSDTTPASRTRETLESALLNSPSPDNNILSEKHAFSVDDDEKTKKSQLPVTYVAEPVDEKKKQSAEDKTTELPVLVESKGTETEEDDLIGTELEPKLEGANAADAILIEKDTTPEVEPEASEADDVMIITRKESDEEVDDSVIIIIQAAIRGFLARKELLRRKKVVKLQAAFRGHLVRNQAMGSLRCVQAIVKMQTLVRARHSTKDVSRVSAISDKAETNAATQKLLENKFAKHLMESTPKTKPISIKCDPTKPSSAWTWLERWMSVSNPEKTSKSDMETEEQQSEGTKSSQADVVNSDSTLETEAETGLSSKVAAHPVELSETEKMSQYDSPEASAEADRDLIQSHPLAAKDPEALLEEDDQPKPSLNRKASNPSFIAAQSKFEELTASTGSSKALVLSSKDGVLGEEGKTDKDPSEANTTSTKKDQSLEDVALGGSECGTELSVTSSLDSLDKKSDIESAEPKVESKLLENGTPKTDQAELIEIDVKAETPLAIVEDRREDEVEVSVIQNESVISTPDSKKRQAEDGTGLQALTPMSVTESQATPASQASSSVKARKEKSGKSGSSQKRKVSKKITSTPPKQETGNGEGKNVREQEEGKEQKSGRRNSFGNDQEARESSGGKNSLPRFMQPTQSAKLKVQEHNSPRSSPDLQERDVSVKKRHSLPVGANGKQGSSPRIQRSASQAQPGAKERKWQR, from the exons ATGGGAAGATCTCCGGCTTCTTCTTGTCTCCGCATCATCGCTTGCGCCGGTGGTGACGATGCCACCGAACCTACGGCG AACAAGAGCTCGCGTGGATGGAGTTTCAGGAAGAAATCTGGGAAAAATCGAGGGTTGATCACTAGTGTTGTCTCTGATACAACTCCTGCTTCTAGGACTAGAGAAACTCTTGAATCCGCTCTCCTCAACTCTCCATCTCCTGACAATAACATTCTCTCTGAAAAGCACGCTTTCtctgttgatgatgatgagaagacgaagaagagccAGTTACCTGTTACCTATGTGGCTGAACCTGTggatgagaagaaaaaacaatCCGCTGAGGATAAAACAACGGAGTTGCCTGTTCTTGTGGAATCGAAGGGGACTGAGACTGAGGAGGATGATTTGATTGGAACTGAGCTGGAACCTAAGCTGGAAGGAGCAAATGCTGCTGATGCAATTCTGATAGAGAAAGACACTACTCCCGAGGTTGAACCAGAAGCATCTGAAGCCGATGATGTGATGATCATTACCAGAAAAGAAAGTGATGAAGAAGTTGATGATTCTGTTATCATTATCATCCAAGCTGCCATACGTGGCTTTTTG GCGCGAAAAGAGCTTTTGAGGCGGAAGAAAGTTGTTAAACTTCAAGCTGCCTTTCGTGGCCACCTGGTTAGGAACCAGGCAATGGGATCGCTGCGCTGTGTCCAAGCTATTGTCAAAATGCAGACGCTGGTCCGTGCTCGCCATTCCACCAAAGATGTTAGCCGTGTATCAGCAATCTCG GATAAGGCGGAAACAAATGCAGCAACACAAAAGCTTCTTGAAAACAAGTTTGCTAAACAC CTAATGGAGTCAACTCCCAAGACGAAGCCTATCAGCATTAAATGTGATCCAACAAAACCTAGTTCCGCGTGGACCTGGTTGGAGAGGTGGATGTCTGTTTCCAACCCTGAGAAGACTTCGAAATCTGATATGGAAACGGAAGAGCAACAGTCGGAAGGAACCAAATCATCTCAAGCTGACGTGGTGAACTCTGACTCAACCTTAGAGACCGAAGCTGAAACTGGTCTCTCAAGTAAGGTAGCAGCTCATCCTGTTGAGCTATCTGAGACAGAGAAAATGAGCCAATATGATTCACCAGAAGCATCTGCGGAGGCTGATCGTGACTTGATCCAGTCTCATCCACTTGCTGCAAAGGATCCAGAGGCTTTGCTCGAAGAGGATGATCAGCCTAAACCTTCTTTGAATCGTAAGGCAAGCAACCCTTCATTCATTGCCGCGCAGTCGAAGTTTGAGGAACTTACTGCATCCACTGGTTCCAGCAAAGCATTGGTGCTTTCTTCTAAAGATGGTGTTTTAGGTGAAGAAGGCAAAACAGATAAAGATCCATCAGAGGCTAACACTACGAGCACGAAAAAGGACCAGTCTCTGGAAGATGTTGCTCTCGGTGGATCTGAGTGCGGCACCGAACTCTCTGTAACTTCTTCCCTTGATTCACTTGACAAGAAGTCAGACATTGAAAGTGCAGAGCCCAAGGTTGAATCTAAGCTTCTAGAGAACGGCACTCCCAAAACAGACCAAGCAGAGTTGATAGAAATTGATGTGAAAGCTGAAACTCCATTGGCTATTGTTGAGGACCGTAGGGAGGATGAAGTTGAGGTTTCAGTAATACAGAATGAATCAGTTATTAGTACACCAGATTCCAAAAAAAGACAGGCAGAAGATGGAACAGGACTTCAAGCTTTAACTCCGATGTCAGTCACTGAATCTCAGGCAACACCGGCAAGTCAAGCGTCATCTTCAGTTAAAGCAAGAAAGGAAAAATCCGGCAAGAGTGGTTCAAGCCAAAAGAGGAAAGTTAGCAAGAAAATAACATCAACTcctcccaaacaggaaactggtaACGGTGAGGGTAAGAATGTGAGAGAACAAGAAGAAGGGAAAGAACAGAAAAGCGGGAGAAGAAACTCTTTTGGTAATGATCAAGAAGCAAGAGAGAGCAGCGGAGGCAAGAACTCTCTTCCCAGGTTCATGCAGCCAACACAGTCGGCAAAACTTAAGGTTCAAGAACATAACTCACCAAGATCAAGCCCTGATCTTCAGGAAAGAGACGTTTCCGTCAAGAAGAGACATTCGCTGCCTGTTGGTGCCAATGGGAAACAAGGCTCTTCTCCTAGAATCCAACGGTCTGCGTCTCAAGCACAACCGGGAGCAAAGG AGAGAAAATGGCAGAGATGA
- the LOC106415573 gene encoding protein IQ-DOMAIN 32 isoform X1, which yields MGRSPASSCLRIIACAGGDDATEPTANKSSRGWSFRKKSGKNRGLITSVVSDTTPASRTRETLESALLNSPSPDNNILSEKHAFSVDDDEKTKKSQLPVTYVAEPVDEKKKQSAEDKTTELPVLVESKGTETEEDDLIGTELEPKLEGANAADAILIEKDTTPEVEPEASEADDVMIITRKESDEEVDDSVIIIIQAAIRGFLARKELLRRKKVVKLQAAFRGHLVRNQAMGSLRCVQAIVKMQTLVRARHSTKDVSRVSAISFQDKAETNAATQKLLENKFAKHLMESTPKTKPISIKCDPTKPSSAWTWLERWMSVSNPEKTSKSDMETEEQQSEGTKSSQADVVNSDSTLETEAETGLSSKVAAHPVELSETEKMSQYDSPEASAEADRDLIQSHPLAAKDPEALLEEDDQPKPSLNRKASNPSFIAAQSKFEELTASTGSSKALVLSSKDGVLGEEGKTDKDPSEANTTSTKKDQSLEDVALGGSECGTELSVTSSLDSLDKKSDIESAEPKVESKLLENGTPKTDQAELIEIDVKAETPLAIVEDRREDEVEVSVIQNESVISTPDSKKRQAEDGTGLQALTPMSVTESQATPASQASSSVKARKEKSGKSGSSQKRKVSKKITSTPPKQETGNGEGKNVREQEEGKEQKSGRRNSFGNDQEARESSGGKNSLPRFMQPTQSAKLKVQEHNSPRSSPDLQERDVSVKKRHSLPVGANGKQGSSPRIQRSASQAQPGAKERKWQR from the exons ATGGGAAGATCTCCGGCTTCTTCTTGTCTCCGCATCATCGCTTGCGCCGGTGGTGACGATGCCACCGAACCTACGGCG AACAAGAGCTCGCGTGGATGGAGTTTCAGGAAGAAATCTGGGAAAAATCGAGGGTTGATCACTAGTGTTGTCTCTGATACAACTCCTGCTTCTAGGACTAGAGAAACTCTTGAATCCGCTCTCCTCAACTCTCCATCTCCTGACAATAACATTCTCTCTGAAAAGCACGCTTTCtctgttgatgatgatgagaagacgaagaagagccAGTTACCTGTTACCTATGTGGCTGAACCTGTggatgagaagaaaaaacaatCCGCTGAGGATAAAACAACGGAGTTGCCTGTTCTTGTGGAATCGAAGGGGACTGAGACTGAGGAGGATGATTTGATTGGAACTGAGCTGGAACCTAAGCTGGAAGGAGCAAATGCTGCTGATGCAATTCTGATAGAGAAAGACACTACTCCCGAGGTTGAACCAGAAGCATCTGAAGCCGATGATGTGATGATCATTACCAGAAAAGAAAGTGATGAAGAAGTTGATGATTCTGTTATCATTATCATCCAAGCTGCCATACGTGGCTTTTTG GCGCGAAAAGAGCTTTTGAGGCGGAAGAAAGTTGTTAAACTTCAAGCTGCCTTTCGTGGCCACCTGGTTAGGAACCAGGCAATGGGATCGCTGCGCTGTGTCCAAGCTATTGTCAAAATGCAGACGCTGGTCCGTGCTCGCCATTCCACCAAAGATGTTAGCCGTGTATCAGCAATCTCG TTTCAGGATAAGGCGGAAACAAATGCAGCAACACAAAAGCTTCTTGAAAACAAGTTTGCTAAACAC CTAATGGAGTCAACTCCCAAGACGAAGCCTATCAGCATTAAATGTGATCCAACAAAACCTAGTTCCGCGTGGACCTGGTTGGAGAGGTGGATGTCTGTTTCCAACCCTGAGAAGACTTCGAAATCTGATATGGAAACGGAAGAGCAACAGTCGGAAGGAACCAAATCATCTCAAGCTGACGTGGTGAACTCTGACTCAACCTTAGAGACCGAAGCTGAAACTGGTCTCTCAAGTAAGGTAGCAGCTCATCCTGTTGAGCTATCTGAGACAGAGAAAATGAGCCAATATGATTCACCAGAAGCATCTGCGGAGGCTGATCGTGACTTGATCCAGTCTCATCCACTTGCTGCAAAGGATCCAGAGGCTTTGCTCGAAGAGGATGATCAGCCTAAACCTTCTTTGAATCGTAAGGCAAGCAACCCTTCATTCATTGCCGCGCAGTCGAAGTTTGAGGAACTTACTGCATCCACTGGTTCCAGCAAAGCATTGGTGCTTTCTTCTAAAGATGGTGTTTTAGGTGAAGAAGGCAAAACAGATAAAGATCCATCAGAGGCTAACACTACGAGCACGAAAAAGGACCAGTCTCTGGAAGATGTTGCTCTCGGTGGATCTGAGTGCGGCACCGAACTCTCTGTAACTTCTTCCCTTGATTCACTTGACAAGAAGTCAGACATTGAAAGTGCAGAGCCCAAGGTTGAATCTAAGCTTCTAGAGAACGGCACTCCCAAAACAGACCAAGCAGAGTTGATAGAAATTGATGTGAAAGCTGAAACTCCATTGGCTATTGTTGAGGACCGTAGGGAGGATGAAGTTGAGGTTTCAGTAATACAGAATGAATCAGTTATTAGTACACCAGATTCCAAAAAAAGACAGGCAGAAGATGGAACAGGACTTCAAGCTTTAACTCCGATGTCAGTCACTGAATCTCAGGCAACACCGGCAAGTCAAGCGTCATCTTCAGTTAAAGCAAGAAAGGAAAAATCCGGCAAGAGTGGTTCAAGCCAAAAGAGGAAAGTTAGCAAGAAAATAACATCAACTcctcccaaacaggaaactggtaACGGTGAGGGTAAGAATGTGAGAGAACAAGAAGAAGGGAAAGAACAGAAAAGCGGGAGAAGAAACTCTTTTGGTAATGATCAAGAAGCAAGAGAGAGCAGCGGAGGCAAGAACTCTCTTCCCAGGTTCATGCAGCCAACACAGTCGGCAAAACTTAAGGTTCAAGAACATAACTCACCAAGATCAAGCCCTGATCTTCAGGAAAGAGACGTTTCCGTCAAGAAGAGACATTCGCTGCCTGTTGGTGCCAATGGGAAACAAGGCTCTTCTCCTAGAATCCAACGGTCTGCGTCTCAAGCACAACCGGGAGCAAAGG AGAGAAAATGGCAGAGATGA